In Rhodobacteraceae bacterium LMO-JJ12, a single window of DNA contains:
- the purS gene encoding phosphoribosylformylglycinamidine synthase subunit PurS has translation MKAKVYVMLKDGVLDPQGAAVKHALGALGFDGVEGVRQGKVIELDLAAGTDEATVKAMCEKLLANTVIESYRIEI, from the coding sequence ATGAAAGCCAAGGTTTATGTGATGCTGAAGGATGGGGTTCTCGATCCGCAGGGCGCGGCCGTGAAACATGCGCTTGGCGCGCTTGGATTTGACGGTGTCGAAGGCGTGCGCCAGGGCAAGGTGATCGAGCTTGACCTAGCGGCGGGTACGGATGAGGCGACCGTGAAGGCGATGTGCGAGAAACTGCTCGCCAATACCGTGATCGAAAGCTACCGGATCGAAATCTGA
- the bmt gene encoding betaine--homocysteine S-methyltransferase has protein sequence MTDTFARLLASRDWLMADGATGTNLFNMGLDAGEPPEMWNVDHPDRITKLYKGAVDAGSDIFLTNSFGGNSARLKLHGAESRARELSRISAEIGRDVADSAGRTVIVAGSVGPTGEIMAPMGSLTHELAVEIFHEQAEGLKEGGADVLWLETISAPEEYKAAAEAFALAGMPWCGTMSFDTAGRTMMGVTSADMANMVEKLSNPPLAYGANCGTGASDLLRTVLGFVAQGNERPIIAKGNAGIPKYHDGHIHYDGTPDLMADYAVLARDCGAKIIGGCCGTMPEHLRKMRESLENTPRGPRPTLDLITERLGAFSSAADGTGDDVNAPKRRPRRRRG, from the coding sequence ATGACCGATACGTTCGCCCGCCTCCTCGCCTCGCGTGACTGGCTCATGGCCGATGGCGCCACCGGAACGAATCTGTTCAACATGGGCCTCGATGCTGGCGAGCCACCCGAGATGTGGAATGTCGATCATCCCGACCGGATCACCAAGCTCTACAAGGGCGCTGTCGATGCCGGTTCCGACATCTTCCTGACCAACTCGTTTGGCGGCAATTCGGCCCGTCTCAAGCTGCATGGCGCCGAAAGCCGCGCCCGCGAGCTTTCGCGCATCTCTGCCGAAATCGGTCGCGACGTGGCCGATAGCGCCGGGCGCACCGTGATCGTCGCGGGGTCCGTCGGCCCCACTGGCGAAATCATGGCCCCGATGGGCAGCCTGACACACGAGCTTGCCGTCGAAATCTTCCATGAACAGGCCGAAGGTCTCAAGGAAGGCGGCGCAGATGTGCTCTGGTTAGAGACCATCTCGGCCCCTGAGGAATACAAGGCCGCCGCAGAAGCCTTCGCGCTGGCCGGCATGCCGTGGTGCGGCACGATGAGCTTTGACACCGCCGGGCGCACCATGATGGGCGTCACCTCGGCCGACATGGCCAACATGGTGGAAAAACTGTCCAACCCGCCGCTGGCCTATGGCGCCAATTGTGGCACCGGCGCCTCCGATCTGTTGCGCACCGTGTTGGGCTTTGTCGCCCAGGGCAACGAACGTCCGATCATCGCCAAAGGCAATGCCGGTATCCCGAAATACCATGATGGTCACATCCACTATGACGGCACGCCCGACCTGATGGCCGATTACGCCGTGCTGGCCCGCGATTGCGGTGCCAAGATCATCGGCGGCTGTTGTGGCACCATGCCGGAACACCTTAGGAAAATGCGCGAATCCCTTGAAAACACTCCCCGAGGGCCGCGCCCCACGCTTGATCTGATTACCGAACGGCTCGGCGCCTTCTCTTCGGCCGCCGATGGCACCGGAGATGACGTAAACGCCCCCAAACGGCGCCCGCGCCGTCGCAGAGGATAA
- the purQ gene encoding phosphoribosylformylglycinamidine synthase subunit PurQ, whose product MHAAVIVFPGSNCDRDLALGFERAGAKVSMVWHKDTALPEGVDVVGIPGGFSFGDYLRCGAIAANSPICRSVVAHAEKGGYVLGICNGFQVLTETGLLPGALRRNANLKYICKPVVLRVEDCDTVYLKGYEAGQEITVPIAHHDGNYFVDDAKLAQLRDEGRIAFTYVDNPNGSVADIAGVVSRNRRVMGMMPHPERMAEAAHGGTDGAAMFEGLMREMALV is encoded by the coding sequence ATGCATGCAGCTGTCATCGTTTTCCCCGGTTCGAACTGTGATCGGGATCTGGCGTTGGGATTTGAACGCGCCGGGGCCAAGGTTTCGATGGTTTGGCACAAGGATACGGCGCTACCCGAAGGGGTGGATGTTGTGGGAATCCCCGGCGGGTTTTCGTTTGGCGATTACCTGCGGTGCGGTGCGATTGCTGCGAATTCACCGATTTGCCGTTCGGTTGTCGCGCATGCCGAGAAGGGTGGCTATGTGCTTGGGATCTGCAACGGGTTTCAGGTGTTGACGGAAACCGGGCTGTTGCCCGGGGCGCTGAGGCGCAATGCCAATCTGAAATATATCTGCAAGCCCGTGGTGTTGCGGGTTGAGGATTGTGACACGGTTTACCTGAAAGGCTATGAGGCCGGACAGGAAATCACTGTGCCGATTGCACATCACGACGGCAATTATTTCGTCGATGATGCGAAGCTTGCGCAGTTGAGAGACGAGGGGCGCATCGCGTTTACCTATGTTGATAACCCCAACGGGTCGGTCGCCGATATCGCTGGGGTGGTGAGCCGCAATCGTCGCGTTATGGGGATGATGCCGCATCCCGAGCGGATGGCCGAGGCGGCGCATGGTGGCACCGATGGTGCAGCGATGTTTGAGGGTTTGATGCGGGAAATGGCGCTGGTCTGA
- a CDS encoding phosphoribosylaminoimidazolesuccinocarboxamide synthase, protein MARRKKIYEGKAKTLFEGPEPGTIVQYFKDDATAFNAEKRDVIEGKGVLNNMLSEFFMNGLTNIGVPNHFIRRLNMREQLVRQCEIIPLEVIVRNFAAGSLSKRLGIEEGTPLPRPIIEYSYKNDGLGDPLVTEEYIAAFGWASQQDMDDIVSLALRVNDFLSGVMFAVGIKLIDFKIEVGRVYEGEFQRLIVADEISPDSCRLWDIETGQKLDKDVFRRDLGSLMDAYSEVAKRLGVMPKSAVPIKPTLIN, encoded by the coding sequence ATGGCACGGCGCAAGAAGATATATGAAGGCAAGGCCAAAACCCTGTTCGAGGGGCCGGAACCCGGCACGATCGTGCAGTATTTCAAGGACGATGCCACCGCCTTCAACGCCGAGAAGCGCGATGTGATCGAAGGCAAGGGCGTGCTCAATAATATGTTGAGCGAGTTCTTCATGAACGGGCTGACCAATATTGGCGTGCCCAATCACTTCATTCGCCGCCTGAATATGCGCGAACAGCTGGTGCGCCAGTGCGAGATCATTCCGCTGGAAGTGATCGTGCGCAATTTCGCGGCCGGAAGTCTGAGCAAACGGTTGGGGATCGAGGAAGGCACGCCGCTGCCGCGTCCGATCATCGAGTATTCGTACAAGAATGACGGGTTGGGCGATCCGCTTGTTACCGAGGAATATATCGCCGCCTTTGGCTGGGCCAGTCAGCAGGACATGGACGATATCGTGAGCCTGGCGTTGCGGGTGAATGATTTCCTGAGCGGTGTGATGTTTGCCGTGGGAATCAAGCTGATCGACTTCAAAATCGAAGTGGGTCGGGTTTATGAGGGCGAGTTCCAGCGTCTGATCGTGGCGGATGAGATTTCGCCAGACAGTTGTCGGCTGTGGGATATCGAGACGGGACAGAAACTGGACAAGGATGTGTTTCGCCGCGATCTCGGCTCGCTAATGGATGCCTACTCAGAAGTGGCCAAGCGGCTGGGGGTGATGCCCAAGAGCGCGGTGCCGATCAAGCCGACGCTGATCAATTAG
- a CDS encoding DUF1476 domain-containing protein, with amino-acid sequence MTAFDERESAFENKYAHDEEMKFRATNRANKLLGLWAAELLGKTGEDATAYAIEVVKSDFEEAGHEDVVRKVAGDLGNIADADTIRAKLAELTPVAKQQIMNEV; translated from the coding sequence ATGACAGCATTTGACGAGCGCGAAAGCGCATTCGAGAACAAATACGCCCATGATGAGGAAATGAAGTTTCGCGCCACCAACCGCGCCAACAAGCTTCTTGGCCTCTGGGCCGCCGAACTTCTCGGCAAGACCGGCGAAGATGCCACCGCCTATGCCATCGAGGTGGTGAAATCCGATTTTGAAGAAGCCGGCCACGAAGATGTCGTGCGCAAGGTCGCGGGTGATCTGGGCAATATCGCGGATGCAGATACCATTCGCGCCAAACTGGCCGAACTGACACCGGTCGCCAAACAGCAGATCATGAATGAGGTTTGA